In Desulfobacterales bacterium, a single genomic region encodes these proteins:
- a CDS encoding aminotransferase class I/II-fold pyridoxal phosphate-dependent enzyme → MSTLHGGNIINTAKELGCRPDQLIDMSSNLSPLGMVPGLDEVLRKGIAEIAYLPETASESLVQAFADKHGLSPANILAGNGTTEFIYNIPLTLADRLRHALIVTPTYGDYDQACAWAGLPATHFPLRRHEEFRLDLHRLQAQLSGRELVFICNPNNPTSGLTASADLNACIRCHPDTLFVVDESYLPFVRERSLLSFPLPENLCLLRSFSKIYGIPGLRLGFLAADAKIMARITSRHKPWGVNRLAQIAGEYLLKYGDARAEENIRFVEQNRPAMAAALAAMPGVEVIPGTANFILNLLKGETTVEYLREKLLEQRIMIRNCANFVGLDEHYFRISLKTEEENRLFINACGSILK, encoded by the coding sequence ATGAGCACCCTGCATGGCGGCAACATCATCAACACGGCCAAGGAGCTTGGCTGTCGACCCGACCAACTCATTGACATGAGCAGCAACCTCTCGCCCCTGGGCATGGTCCCCGGCCTGGACGAGGTGTTGAGAAAGGGCATAGCCGAGATCGCTTATCTTCCGGAAACAGCGAGCGAATCGCTGGTACAGGCCTTTGCCGACAAGCATGGATTGAGCCCTGCCAACATCCTGGCCGGCAACGGCACCACCGAGTTTATATACAACATCCCCCTGACCCTGGCCGACCGGCTCCGGCATGCCCTGATCGTTACCCCGACCTATGGCGACTATGACCAGGCCTGCGCCTGGGCCGGTCTTCCGGCAACCCATTTCCCCTTGCGCCGGCATGAGGAGTTCAGGCTTGATCTCCACCGGCTGCAGGCACAACTCTCGGGCCGGGAACTGGTCTTTATCTGCAACCCCAACAACCCCACCAGCGGACTCACTGCCAGCGCCGACCTTAATGCCTGCATCCGCTGTCATCCGGACACACTCTTTGTGGTGGATGAATCCTATCTGCCCTTTGTCCGGGAGAGATCGCTGCTCTCCTTTCCCTTGCCGGAGAACCTCTGCCTGCTCCGCTCCTTTTCCAAGATCTATGGGATCCCCGGACTGCGGCTCGGATTCCTGGCGGCGGATGCAAAGATCATGGCCCGGATCACCAGCAGACACAAACCGTGGGGAGTCAACCGGCTGGCCCAGATCGCCGGCGAGTATCTGCTCAAATACGGTGATGCCCGGGCGGAGGAGAACATCCGCTTTGTTGAACAGAACCGGCCAGCCATGGCCGCGGCCCTGGCAGCCATGCCCGGGGTGGAGGTGATTCCCGGCACAGCCAATTTCATCCTCAATCTGCTTAAGGGGGAAACCACTGTTGAGTATCTGAGGGAGAAGTTGCTGGAACAGCGGATCATGATCAGGAACTGCG
- a CDS encoding RiPP maturation radical SAM C-methyltransferase, with the protein MASRSRISPVHRSHSSLRLALVSMPWALFNRPSIQLGGLKAYLAADRDWLTVDTMHPYLEVADKIGTDLYHWISQESWVGEACYSALLFPEQKEDAARMAVARHRRKPRRSRGPDFDFNQTLAILEQQLTAWLARQDWSRYQLVGFSVCFNQLLASLTAAAGIKRTHPDLMVVLGGSICAGSLGSSLLTFPQVDYVVPGEGEIPLRELCRFLAGKRATLPETLNSRVRPAAKARAPSPQLKDLNRLPVPDYQDYFAELQQWFASRPFIPVLPLEFSRGCWWGKCAFCNLNLQWQGYRRKKAARVLQEVSTLAERYQVLDFTFTDNALPPAEAVRFFGQLAKQRPDYRFFGEIRATTGPKELAVFRSGGLTTVQVGIESLSNSLLARLNKGVTVLDNIVVLKNGMEQDIVLEGNLITEFPGSTPAEVAETLANLDFVLPFRPLTIAVFFLGHGSPVQQSPKKFHIRAMVTDPRNKALFPGELLAGLTLLIKGYRGDRKMQRRLWRPVADKVGLWQRFHARRADTGRSPGALSYRDGAGFLIIRQELPDQPTLHHRLQGTSRAIYLACNQPCSILELEQRFPRIRRQPLLAFVNDLVNKRLMFTENKKYLSLAIHNKTNRGR; encoded by the coding sequence ATGGCGTCCCGATCCCGCATCTCTCCTGTTCACCGGTCCCACTCCTCCCTGCGGTTGGCCCTGGTCTCCATGCCCTGGGCGCTTTTCAACCGGCCCTCGATCCAACTCGGCGGACTCAAGGCCTATCTGGCCGCCGACCGGGACTGGCTGACGGTGGATACCATGCACCCCTACCTGGAGGTGGCGGACAAGATAGGCACAGACCTCTATCACTGGATCTCGCAGGAGTCCTGGGTCGGCGAGGCCTGCTACAGCGCACTGCTTTTCCCGGAACAAAAAGAGGATGCGGCCCGGATGGCCGTTGCCCGACACCGCCGGAAACCGCGCAGGAGCCGGGGACCTGACTTTGATTTCAACCAGACCCTGGCCATATTGGAGCAGCAGTTGACCGCCTGGCTCGCCCGTCAGGACTGGTCCCGATACCAGCTGGTGGGATTTTCGGTCTGCTTCAACCAACTGCTCGCCTCGTTGACCGCGGCCGCCGGGATAAAAAGAACACATCCCGACCTGATGGTGGTCCTGGGCGGCAGTATCTGCGCCGGCTCACTGGGAAGCTCGTTGCTCACCTTTCCCCAGGTGGATTATGTAGTACCCGGCGAGGGTGAAATCCCGCTACGCGAACTCTGCCGGTTCCTTGCCGGGAAACGGGCTACCCTGCCCGAGACCCTGAACAGCCGGGTGCGGCCGGCCGCGAAGGCCCGCGCCCCGAGTCCGCAGCTCAAGGACCTCAACCGCCTGCCGGTACCGGACTACCAGGACTACTTTGCGGAACTGCAGCAGTGGTTCGCCAGCCGTCCCTTTATTCCGGTGCTGCCCCTGGAGTTCTCCCGCGGCTGCTGGTGGGGAAAATGCGCCTTCTGCAATCTCAACCTCCAGTGGCAGGGATATCGCCGCAAAAAAGCGGCCAGGGTTCTACAGGAGGTCAGCACCCTGGCTGAACGATACCAGGTCCTGGACTTCACCTTTACCGATAACGCGCTGCCCCCGGCCGAGGCGGTCCGGTTCTTCGGCCAACTGGCCAAACAGCGGCCGGACTACCGCTTTTTCGGTGAAATACGGGCAACCACCGGTCCGAAGGAACTGGCCGTGTTCCGCAGCGGCGGCCTGACCACGGTCCAGGTGGGAATCGAGTCGTTAAGCAACTCCCTGCTTGCCCGCCTCAACAAGGGCGTGACCGTGCTCGACAATATCGTTGTCTTGAAGAACGGCATGGAACAGGATATCGTACTCGAGGGCAACCTGATCACCGAGTTTCCCGGATCCACGCCGGCAGAGGTTGCCGAGACCCTGGCGAATCTCGATTTCGTCCTTCCCTTTCGACCGCTGACCATTGCCGTCTTTTTCCTCGGCCATGGCAGCCCGGTCCAGCAAAGCCCGAAAAAGTTCCATATCCGGGCCATGGTCACCGATCCCCGCAACAAGGCGCTTTTCCCCGGGGAACTGCTGGCCGGTCTCACCCTGCTGATCAAGGGGTACCGCGGCGACCGGAAAATGCAACGCAGACTGTGGCGGCCGGTGGCGGACAAGGTCGGCCTATGGCAACGCTTCCATGCCCGGCGGGCCGACACCGGCCGGAGCCCGGGAGCCCTTTCCTATCGGGACGGCGCCGGTTTTCTGATTATCCGCCAGGAACTGCCGGACCAACCGACCCTCCACCACCGGCTGCAGGGCACATCCCGGGCAATCTATCTTGCCTGCAACCAGCCCTGCTCGATCCTTGAACTGGAGCAACGCTTCCCGCGGATCCGGCGGCAGCCACTCCTGGCCTTTGTCAACGACCTGGTGAACAAGCGTCTGATGTTTACTGAAAACAAAAAATATCTCAGCCTGGCGATCCACAACAAAACAAACAGAGGCAGATAA
- a CDS encoding outer membrane lipoprotein carrier protein LolA, which produces MRPRVPVLLFRLALFFLVVLGLPLRGAGQDRLDAESVARHIQKNYETAQGMSADFTQVTTLKLSRRQRQGSGRVILRKPGLMRWDYFSPDRQVLISNGTTLTMYFEKSHQLITSPAREYLQSDVIYGFFTGSGDILRDFIVSFADGARFARDTTYLLKLIPRQPQPQVAQLYLWVDAPDFLIQRIRIIDHFNTVTDISFSNISMHTVGDDQGIDPGLFKFSPPPDTEIINQ; this is translated from the coding sequence ATGCGTCCCCGTGTCCCTGTCCTTTTATTCCGCCTGGCCCTTTTTTTCCTGGTCGTGCTTGGCCTTCCTCTCAGGGGGGCGGGCCAGGACCGGCTGGATGCGGAGAGCGTGGCCCGCCATATCCAGAAAAATTACGAGACCGCCCAGGGCATGTCCGCCGACTTCACCCAGGTGACCACCCTCAAGCTGAGCCGCCGCCAGCGCCAGGGCAGCGGCCGGGTCATCCTCCGGAAACCCGGGCTGATGCGCTGGGACTACTTCAGCCCCGACCGGCAGGTGCTGATCAGCAACGGCACCACCCTGACCATGTACTTTGAAAAATCACACCAGCTGATCACCTCCCCGGCCAGGGAATATCTTCAGTCCGATGTCATCTATGGTTTTTTCACCGGCAGCGGGGATATCCTGCGCGACTTTATTGTCTCCTTTGCGGACGGGGCACGATTCGCCAGGGACACCACCTATCTGCTCAAGCTTATCCCCAGGCAACCGCAGCCGCAGGTGGCCCAGCTTTATCTCTGGGTCGATGCGCCGGATTTTCTCATCCAGCGGATACGGATCATCGACCATTTCAACACGGTCACTGACATCTCTTTCAGCAATATCAGCATGCACACCGTTGGGGACGATCAGGGGATCGACCCGGGCCTGTTCAAGTTCAGCCCGCCGCCGGACACGGAAATCATCAACCAGTAG